A genomic segment from Pseudosulfitobacter sp. DSM 107133 encodes:
- a CDS encoding VOC family protein, with protein MQHLALISLLVPDYDDGIAFYVGRMGFELLEDTDLGGGKRWVRVAPAGAQTAFLLARAVGKRQTDAIGNQGGGRVWLFLQTDDFAADHARLLAAGVTFEESPRHEPYGTVAVMQDIFGNRWDLIQFANPAN; from the coding sequence ATGCAACACCTCGCCCTCATCTCCCTGCTGGTGCCCGACTATGACGATGGCATCGCCTTCTATGTCGGCCGGATGGGATTCGAGTTGCTGGAAGACACCGACTTGGGCGGCGGCAAACGTTGGGTGCGCGTCGCCCCTGCGGGGGCGCAAACCGCGTTCCTATTGGCCCGCGCGGTGGGCAAACGCCAGACTGACGCCATCGGCAATCAGGGCGGCGGGCGGGTCTGGCTGTTTTTGCAAACCGACGACTTCGCCGCCGATCATGCGCGCCTGCTGGCCGCCGGTGTCACGTTCGAGGAATCACCGCGCCACGAACCCTATGGCACCGTCGCCGTGATGCAGGACATTTTCGGCAACCGCTGGGACCTGATCCAGTTCGCAAATCCCGCCAACTGA
- a CDS encoding pyruvate carboxylase: MTEFSKILIANRGEIAIRIMRAANEMGKKTVAVFAEEDKLGLHRFKADEAYRIGEGLGPVAAYLSIEEIIRVARMSGADAIHPGYGLLSENPDFVDACDAAGITFIGPKAETMRALGDKASARRVAVEAGVPVIPATEVLGTDMDAIRAEAAEVGYPLMLKASWGGGGRGMRPINAPEELEEKVLEGRREAEAAFGNGEGYLEKMILRARHVEVQILGDKHGGMYHLFERDCSVQRRNQKVVERAPAPYLTAEQREEICALGYKICKHVNYECAGTVEFLMDMDDGKFYFIEVNPRVQVEHTVTEEVTGIDIVRAQILIAEGKSIADATGKASQSDVTLNGHALQTRITTEDPQNNFIPDYGRITAYRSATGLGIRLDGGTAYAGGVITRYYDSLLTKVTAKAPTPEMAIARMDRALREFRIRGVSTNIAFVENLLKHPTFLDYSYTTKFIDTTPELFQFSRRRDRGTKVLTYIADITVNGHPETKDRPLPANARAPKAPAATHEPTMGTRNLLEQKGAQAVADWMKAQKQLLLTDTTMRDGHQSLLATRMRSIDMIKAAPAYASNLPQLFSVECWGGATFDVAYRFLQECPWQRLRDLRKAMPNVMTQMLLRASNGVGYTNYPDNVVQFFVKQAAESGVDVFRVFDSLNWVENMRVAMDAVVDSGKVCEGTICYTGDLLNPERAKYDLKYYVQMGQDLKAAGAHVLGLKDMAGLLKPAAAKALIGALKQEVGLPIHFHTHDTSGAAAATVMAATDAGVDAVDAAMDAFSGGTSQPCLGSIVEALRNTPRDTGLDMAAVREMSDYWEGVRAQYAAFESGLMAPASEVYLHEMPGGQFTNLKAQARSLGLEDRWHEVAQTYADVNQMFGDIVKVTPSSKVVGDMALMMVSQGLTRAQVEDPKSDVAFPDSVVDMMRGNLGQPPGGFPEGIQKKVLKGEKPSTDRPGLHLKPVDIEATRAQVIKELEGKKIDDEDLAGYLMYPKVFMDYMGRHRSYGPVRTLPTHTFFYGMSPSEEISVEIDPGKTMEIRLQAVGDTGEDGEVKVFFELNGQPRVIRVPNRLVKATTQQRPKAELGNANHIGAPMPGVVATVATSVGAQVKEGDLLLTIEAMKMETGIHAERNATVKAVNVQPGSQIDAKDLLIELE, translated from the coding sequence TTGACCGAGTTTTCCAAGATCCTCATTGCCAACCGGGGTGAAATCGCCATCCGCATCATGCGTGCGGCCAACGAGATGGGCAAAAAGACGGTGGCCGTCTTTGCCGAAGAGGACAAGCTGGGGCTGCACCGGTTCAAGGCGGACGAAGCCTATCGCATTGGCGAGGGGCTGGGGCCGGTGGCGGCCTATCTGAGCATCGAGGAAATCATCCGCGTGGCCCGCATGTCGGGCGCCGATGCGATCCACCCGGGTTACGGGCTGTTGTCGGAAAACCCCGATTTCGTTGATGCCTGCGACGCGGCGGGCATTACCTTTATCGGGCCCAAGGCCGAGACCATGCGCGCCCTTGGCGACAAAGCCAGCGCGCGGCGTGTGGCGGTCGAGGCCGGTGTGCCGGTGATCCCCGCGACCGAAGTGCTGGGCACCGACATGGACGCGATCCGCGCCGAGGCGGCAGAGGTCGGCTATCCGCTGATGCTGAAAGCGTCGTGGGGCGGTGGCGGACGCGGCATGCGTCCGATCAACGCGCCCGAAGAGCTGGAAGAAAAGGTGCTGGAAGGTCGGCGCGAGGCCGAAGCCGCCTTTGGCAACGGCGAGGGCTATCTGGAAAAGATGATCCTGCGCGCCCGCCACGTCGAGGTGCAGATCCTGGGCGACAAACATGGCGGCATGTACCACCTGTTTGAGCGCGACTGTTCCGTGCAGCGGCGCAACCAGAAGGTCGTGGAACGCGCCCCCGCCCCCTATCTGACCGCAGAGCAGCGCGAGGAGATTTGCGCGCTTGGCTATAAAATCTGCAAACATGTGAACTATGAATGCGCGGGCACCGTCGAATTCCTGATGGATATGGACGACGGCAAATTCTACTTCATCGAAGTGAACCCGCGCGTGCAGGTCGAACATACCGTCACCGAAGAAGTCACCGGCATCGACATCGTGCGCGCCCAGATCCTGATCGCCGAGGGCAAGAGCATTGCCGACGCCACCGGCAAGGCCAGCCAGAGCGACGTGACCCTGAACGGCCACGCCCTGCAAACCCGGATCACCACCGAGGACCCGCAGAACAACTTTATCCCCGACTATGGCCGCATCACCGCCTACCGCTCGGCCACGGGCCTGGGCATCCGTCTGGACGGCGGCACGGCTTACGCGGGCGGCGTCATCACCCGCTATTACGACAGCCTGCTGACCAAGGTCACCGCCAAGGCCCCCACGCCCGAGATGGCCATCGCCCGCATGGACCGCGCCCTGCGCGAATTCCGTATTCGCGGCGTGTCCACCAACATCGCCTTCGTGGAAAACCTGCTGAAGCACCCGACCTTCCTCGATTACAGCTATACCACCAAGTTCATCGACACGACGCCCGAGCTGTTCCAGTTCTCGCGCCGGCGCGACCGTGGCACCAAGGTTCTGACCTATATCGCGGATATCACCGTGAACGGTCACCCCGAGACCAAGGACCGCCCGCTGCCCGCCAATGCCCGCGCCCCAAAGGCGCCCGCCGCGACGCATGAACCAACCATGGGCACGCGCAACCTGCTGGAGCAAAAGGGCGCGCAGGCCGTGGCCGACTGGATGAAGGCGCAAAAGCAGCTGCTGCTGACCGACACCACCATGCGCGACGGGCACCAGTCGTTGCTGGCGACGCGGATGCGCTCGATCGACATGATCAAGGCAGCTCCCGCCTATGCCTCCAACCTGCCACAGCTGTTCAGTGTCGAATGCTGGGGCGGTGCGACATTCGATGTGGCCTATCGGTTCTTGCAGGAATGCCCCTGGCAGCGCCTGCGCGACCTGCGCAAGGCGATGCCCAATGTGATGACCCAGATGCTGCTGCGCGCCAGCAACGGCGTGGGCTACACCAACTATCCCGACAACGTGGTCCAGTTCTTTGTGAAGCAGGCCGCCGAAAGCGGTGTTGACGTGTTCCGCGTGTTCGACAGCCTGAACTGGGTTGAAAACATGCGCGTGGCCATGGACGCGGTCGTGGACAGCGGCAAGGTCTGCGAGGGCACGATCTGCTATACCGGTGATCTGCTGAACCCCGAGCGCGCGAAATACGACCTGAAGTATTACGTGCAGATGGGTCAGGACCTGAAGGCCGCAGGCGCGCATGTGCTGGGCCTGAAGGACATGGCGGGCCTGCTGAAACCCGCCGCGGCCAAGGCGCTGATCGGGGCGCTGAAGCAAGAGGTCGGCCTGCCGATCCACTTCCACACGCACGACACCTCGGGTGCGGCGGCGGCCACGGTGATGGCGGCGACGGATGCGGGTGTGGATGCGGTCGATGCGGCGATGGATGCCTTCTCGGGCGGCACCTCGCAGCCCTGCCTTGGCTCGATCGTCGAGGCACTGCGCAACACGCCCCGCGACACCGGGCTGGACATGGCCGCCGTGCGCGAGATGTCGGACTATTGGGAAGGCGTGCGCGCGCAATATGCGGCGTTCGAGAGCGGCCTGATGGCCCCGGCGTCCGAGGTCTACCTGCACGAGATGCCCGGCGGGCAGTTCACCAACCTCAAGGCGCAGGCGCGCTCGCTGGGGCTGGAGGACCGCTGGCACGAGGTGGCGCAGACCTATGCGGATGTGAACCAGATGTTCGGTGACATTGTGAAGGTCACGCCGTCCTCCAAGGTCGTGGGCGACATGGCCCTGATGATGGTCAGCCAGGGCCTGACCCGCGCGCAGGTCGAAGACCCCAAATCCGACGTGGCCTTTCCCGACAGCGTCGTGGACATGATGCGCGGCAACCTGGGCCAGCCTCCAGGCGGCTTCCCTGAAGGCATCCAGAAAAAGGTGCTGAAGGGCGAAAAGCCGTCGACCGACCGTCCCGGCCTGCACCTGAAACCTGTGGACATCGAAGCGACCCGCGCGCAGGTCATCAAGGAACTGGAAGGCAAGAAGATCGACGACGAGGATCTGGCCGGCTACCTGATGTATCCCAAGGTGTTCATGGACTACATGGGCCGTCACCGCAGCTATGGCCCGGTGCGCACCCTGCCCACGCATACGTTCTTTTACGGGATGTCCCCCAGCGAAGAGATCAGCGTGGAAATCGACCCCGGCAAGACCATGGAAATCCGCCTGCAAGCGGTGGGCGACACCGGCGAGGACGGCGAGGTGAAAGTGTTCTTTGAACTCAACGGCCAGCCGCGGGTGATCCGCGTGCCGAACCGTCTGGTCAAAGCCACCACCCAGCAGCGCCCCAAGGCGGAACTGGGCAACGCCAACCACATCGGCGCGCCGATGCCGGGCGTGGTGGCCACCGTGGCCACATCCGTGGGTGCGCAGGTCAAAGAGGGCGATCTGCTGCTGACCATCGAAGCGATGAAGATGGAAACCGGCATCCACGCCGAACGCAACGCCACGGTCAAGGCGGTGAACGTCCAGCCCGGAAGCCAGATCGACGCCAAGGATCTGCTGATCGAGCTGGAGTGA
- a CDS encoding DNA cytosine methyltransferase gives MLTSVELCAGAGGQALGLERAGFAHTALVEIDKHCCNTLRHNRPEWNVLEEDMRILKERASDYRGMDLLAGGLPCPPFSVAGKQLGEQDERNLFNDALDIVADARPRAVMIENVRGFLDAVFHDYREKLKTQLDKMGYKTDWRLLNASDYGVPQLRPRVVIVAVQKERADFFDWPDPQPHNPPTVGETLRDLMAAGGWRGADDWAAKADEIAPTIVGGSKKHGGPDLGPTRARAAWATLGVEGRTIAPEAPDALHQGMPRLTVPMVARIQGFPDDWHFTGAKTNAYRQVGNAFPPPVAQAVSTQIAKALRKRVLRAVAG, from the coding sequence ATGCTGACATCTGTAGAACTTTGCGCCGGTGCCGGCGGTCAGGCCCTGGGTCTGGAACGCGCGGGCTTTGCCCATACGGCGCTGGTCGAGATCGACAAACATTGCTGCAACACCCTGCGCCACAACCGCCCCGAATGGAACGTTCTGGAAGAGGACATGCGAATCCTCAAGGAACGCGCGTCCGATTATCGTGGCATGGACCTGCTGGCCGGTGGCCTGCCCTGCCCGCCGTTTTCGGTGGCCGGCAAGCAACTGGGCGAACAGGACGAACGCAACCTGTTCAACGACGCGCTGGACATCGTGGCCGACGCCCGCCCCCGCGCGGTGATGATCGAAAACGTGCGCGGGTTTCTGGATGCCGTGTTCCACGACTACCGCGAAAAGCTGAAAACGCAGCTGGACAAGATGGGGTACAAGACCGACTGGCGGCTGTTGAATGCATCCGACTACGGCGTGCCGCAGCTTCGGCCCCGCGTGGTGATTGTCGCCGTGCAAAAAGAACGCGCCGATTTCTTCGACTGGCCCGATCCGCAGCCGCACAACCCACCCACCGTGGGCGAAACCCTGCGCGACCTGATGGCAGCGGGCGGCTGGCGCGGGGCCGATGATTGGGCCGCCAAGGCGGACGAGATTGCCCCCACCATCGTCGGCGGATCGAAAAAACACGGCGGCCCCGACCTTGGCCCCACCCGCGCGCGCGCCGCGTGGGCCACGCTGGGCGTCGAGGGGCGCACCATCGCGCCAGAAGCGCCCGATGCCCTGCATCAGGGAATGCCCCGCCTGACCGTGCCCATGGTGGCGCGCATTCAGGGCTTTCCCGACGACTGGCACTTTACCGGCGCGAAAACCAACGCTTACCGTCAGGTCGGCAACGCCTTTCCGCCCCCCGTGGCACAGGCCGTGTCGACCCAGATCGCCAAGGCCCTGCGCAAACGTGTGCTGCGCGCGGTGGCGGGCTGA
- the hisB gene encoding imidazoleglycerol-phosphate dehydratase HisB, giving the protein MRSATITRQTAETDISVTINLDGTGSYDNQTGIGFFDHMLDQLARHSLIDMTIRAKGDLHIDDHHTVEDTGIALGQALAQALGDKRGIVRYGSCLLPMDDALVRTALDLSARPFLIWNVDLPTAKIGSFDTELVREFFTAFATHGGITLHVDMLHGLNSHHIAEAAFKSVARALRQAVETDPRKADAIPSTKGAL; this is encoded by the coding sequence ATGCGCAGTGCGACCATCACCCGTCAGACGGCGGAAACCGATATTTCGGTCACCATCAACCTGGATGGCACCGGTTCCTATGACAACCAGACCGGCATCGGGTTCTTTGATCACATGCTGGACCAGCTGGCGCGCCACTCGCTGATCGACATGACGATCCGCGCCAAGGGCGATTTGCACATCGACGATCACCACACGGTCGAGGACACCGGCATCGCGCTGGGTCAGGCACTGGCGCAGGCGCTGGGTGACAAGCGTGGCATCGTCCGCTACGGCAGTTGCCTGCTGCCGATGGACGACGCGCTGGTGCGCACCGCGCTGGACCTGTCGGCACGGCCCTTCCTGATCTGGAACGTGGACCTGCCGACGGCAAAGATCGGCAGCTTCGACACCGAGCTGGTGCGCGAATTCTTCACCGCATTCGCCACCCACGGCGGCATCACCCTGCACGTCGACATGCTGCACGGCCTGAACAGCCACCACATCGCCGAGGCCGCGTTCAAATCGGTCGCGCGCGCCCTGCGTCAGGCGGTTGAAACCGACCCGCGCAAGGCCGATGCGATTCCGTCGACCAAAGGTGCGCTGTAA
- a CDS encoding Lrp/AsnC ligand binding domain-containing protein translates to MSTCVFIQIQCKPGTTYKVAKEIALREIHSELYSTSGHYELMMKAYIPEGEDVGKYINDHLLDIEGIERSLTTMTFKAF, encoded by the coding sequence ATGTCCACATGTGTTTTCATCCAGATCCAGTGCAAGCCGGGAACGACCTATAAGGTGGCCAAGGAGATCGCCCTGCGCGAGATCCATTCGGAACTGTATTCGACCAGCGGCCACTACGAGCTGATGATGAAGGCCTATATTCCCGAAGGCGAGGACGTGGGCAAATATATCAACGATCATTTGCTGGACATCGAGGGGATCGAGCGGTCGCTGACCACGATGACGTTCAAGGCGTTTTAA
- a CDS encoding NaeI family type II restriction endonuclease — protein sequence MKQSLPDSIVTPDHRDHALLSTIAADITARAGGPETLATQFAAMLRRCVDDVIMTPKTGRRSYEELEKTEKTYIGTRVEIELRAMLRLQRGKLDTVVQGHDVDIKNTMGSNWMIPTEAIDHPCILVAADEVRAQCYLGLIVARPDYLTAGQNKDAKKSVSAQGFANILWLLRHHPYPANFWRTVPPEIVPQIFAGASGNQRMAALFRHIQGKPITRDVVEAVAQQQDFMRRIRSDKGRGTRDLLAREGIALLSGHYDAPLIAALGLPHCTGSEFVSYRPVTREQVDLAAVHGVVLDL from the coding sequence GTGAAACAGTCGCTTCCCGACAGCATCGTCACCCCGGACCACCGCGATCACGCGCTGCTGTCCACCATCGCCGCCGACATCACCGCGCGTGCAGGCGGCCCCGAGACGCTGGCCACACAATTCGCCGCCATGCTGCGCCGCTGTGTCGATGATGTGATCATGACGCCCAAGACGGGGCGGCGGTCGTACGAGGAACTGGAAAAGACCGAGAAAACCTATATCGGCACGCGGGTCGAAATCGAACTGCGCGCCATGCTGCGCCTGCAACGGGGCAAGCTGGACACCGTTGTTCAGGGCCATGATGTCGACATCAAGAACACCATGGGCAGCAACTGGATGATCCCGACCGAGGCGATAGACCACCCTTGCATTCTGGTCGCCGCCGACGAGGTGCGCGCGCAATGCTATCTGGGGCTGATCGTGGCGCGGCCTGACTATCTGACCGCCGGCCAGAACAAGGACGCCAAGAAAAGCGTTTCAGCCCAAGGCTTTGCCAATATCCTGTGGCTGCTGCGCCATCATCCCTATCCGGCAAACTTCTGGCGCACCGTGCCGCCCGAGATTGTCCCGCAGATTTTCGCAGGCGCCTCGGGCAATCAGCGCATGGCGGCGCTGTTCCGGCACATTCAGGGCAAGCCCATCACCCGCGACGTGGTCGAAGCGGTGGCCCAGCAACAGGATTTCATGCGCCGCATACGCTCGGACAAGGGACGCGGCACCCGCGACCTGCTGGCGCGCGAAGGCATCGCGCTGCTGTCCGGCCACTATGATGCGCCGCTGATTGCCGCGTTGGGCCTGCCACACTGTACCGGCAGCGAGTTTGTGTCCTATCGGCCGGTCACGCGAGAGCAGGTCGATCTGGCGGCAGTTCATGGGGTGGTGCTGGACCTCTAG